The Candida albicans SC5314 chromosome 5, complete sequence genome includes a region encoding these proteins:
- a CDS encoding uncharacterized protein (Protein with a fungal RNA polymerase I subunit RPA14 domain; proposed to play a role in the recruitment of pol I to the promoter; Hap43-induced gene), translating into MSTYRSKRAIPSAINTPTTVRVHRVNDTTSSEAERILTSFIDASEINISGKGTAETNTTGISGGNESPAIVSQLKRIQRSLRGLPPLMSEEQFTKSNASLEDSERPNKKIKFDESDDNLSTEKVTEDEEDKLNENIEEVVSEDEKAEHKKEKKSKKDKSSKEKDEKKHKKKHKHKEE; encoded by the coding sequence ATGTCGACCTACAGATCAAAAAGAGCTATTCCATCGGCTATAAATACTCCAACAACAGTAAGAGTACACAGGGTAAATGACACAACAAGTTCAGAGGCAGAAAGAATTTTAACAAGCTTCATTGATGCCAGTGAGATAAACATTTCAGGAAAAGGTACCGCAGAAACTAATACCACAGGTATTTCTGGAGGAAACGAAAGTCCGGCTATTGTGTcacaattgaaaagaattcAAAGAAGCTTGAGAGGATTGCCTCCACTTATGAGTGAAGAACAGTTTACCAAGTCGAATGCGTCTTTAGAAGATTCTGAACGTCCCAACAAAAAGATCAAGTTTGATGAATCTGATGACAATTTATCCACTGAGAAAGTAACAGAAGACGAGGAAGATAAGTTGAATGAGAACATAGAAGAAGTGGTGTCTGAAGACGAAAAGGCAGAACacaaaaaggaaaagaaaagtaaaaagGATAAATCTTCTAAGGAAAAAGACGAAAAGAAACATAAGAAAAAGCACAAACACAAGGAAGAGTAG
- the SMC4 gene encoding condensin subunit (Ortholog(s) have ATPase activity, chromatin binding activity, role in DNA unwinding involved in DNA replication, mitotic chromosome condensation, rDNA condensation, tRNA gene clustering and cytosol, nuclear condensin complex localization) — MKRKRNTIPESDDDASFVNNSDYSVLDKSHTQQTLDGPFDVHKSESEHSIGETNESKMISHNTLETSTNTQLVSPKDTNDLKSQTDLNIENETDRPVVDGSDPVPSKKLDAPTSEAKMYSSPLSLNTHDSIAQDTKITQEKRNEPRLVIDRLVLTDFKSYAGKKVIGPFHSSFSAVVGPNGSGKSNVIDSMLFVFGFRASKMRQGKLSELIHNSGDQRPDYCQVDIHFQMVVDDLVVPQKADVVPDSELIISRKAFRNNQSSYYINGKTSSYSEVTTLLKNKGIDLDHKRFLILQGEVESIAQMKPKAEKENDDGLLEYLEDIVGTSKYKKLIEDSIVRIDELNDICLEKANRFDLVEKDKDLLEEKKVEALRFLELEKKLINCKSVQFQIEISAHQKRIAAKQAEADAIEKELEENKESNKEILEGIESELSTQKEIERDIKVLSAEIDSLGKNRKDISKKNVSLEEKSKNNANKLKKIQKSLENSKHTVSSSNQKLSNYAVTTEKFKSDIDRLNKELETEEARLNDIRSSLTEKTSEFTKEIQSLQKSLDPWDSKLKEKENEIKLAESAIEILRSQLNSTTNQLEEHKERLIQIKKLGKDKEVEYRENESKLGKIEEQIALGEEQCQTAKSALNNFKSQLMSFRQKTQDSAAIVHNTQNKNKVLTALLRLANSGRIQGFYGRLGDLGTIDQKYDVAISTAAPGLDSMVVETVETAQACIEYLRKNKLGYANFICLNKLRKFNLAPIQTPGDPSSIKRLFDLIQPSSSKFAPAFYSKVFNTLVAPNLNEAKKVAYGAKRWKVVTLDGKVVDTSGTMSGGGNYVSRGAMRLSDSSNSNDQAITADELEKMNTKLQEMENEFEQMNSDYNEKIAMLNKLQVLKPETEFAISRLKLDIQSLVSEKKEVTQICKNLIAEQQKLEENNPFEQQLLSKEKELEELVNAKTQIKEQMSGFEQKISVLEQKIMDVGGVELKVQSSKVDSIKQQISIIHEKTSGDRMTVKKLENEINRHTKLIESLTTEQEEAEAELEKINEQQRSLLSKLEEVNSKLKELEDERNDKEDNLEKMKHDLEEKQDQINKFKSVEIELLNKLEKCKGTLKGLKQAIEQNKEELDALVIRDVEPYISWLDETEQKKYNGALIDTLSEEDIADVDLEAVTSEIEELENYMANVKVDIEILKEYGAKIVEYNDKKSDLNQAVAERDSKKNYCDDLKRKRLDEFMVGFNTISMTLKDMYRMITMGGNAELELVDSLDPFSEGILFSVMPPKKSWKNISNLSGGEKTLSSLALVFALHKYKPTPLYVMDEIDAALDFRNVSIVANYIKERTKNAQFIVISLRNNMFELAQQLVGIYKVNNKTSSVSLANIEMH; from the coding sequence atgaaaagaaagagaaacaCGATTCCCGAAAGTGACGATGATGCCAGTTTTGTCAATAACAGCGATTACTCTGTGTTAGATAAGTCCCATACCCAACAGACCCTCGATGGCCCCTTTGATGTGCACAAATCAGAGTCGGAACATAGTATTGGAGaaacaaatgaatcaaaaatgATTTCCCACAATACTCTTGAAACATCCACTAATACTCAGCTAGTATCCCCAAAAGACACGAATGACTTGAAACTGCAAACTGatttaaatattgaaaatgaaactGACCGACCTGTCGTTGATGGAAGTGATCCCGTTCCCTCCAAAAAATTAGATGCGCCTACATCAGAAGCCAAAATGTATAGTTCGCCTTTATCCCTCAATACCCATGACTCGATAGCGCAAGACACTAAAATTACACAggagaaaagaaatgagCCAAGATTAGTCATAGATCGATTAGTGCTTACTGATTTCAAATCCTATGCCGGCAAAAAAGTTATTGGCCCGTTCCATTCATCTTTTTCTGCTGTCGTAGGTCCTAATGGAAGTGGGAAATCGAATGTGATTGATTCtatgttgtttgtttttgggTTTAGGGCATCTAAAATGAGACAAGGTAAACTATCCGAATTAATTCACAATTCAGGGGATCAAAGACCTGACTATTGTCAAGTTGACATTCATTTTCAGATGGTAGTGGATGATTTGGTAGTGCCTCAAAAGGCAGATGTGGTACCTGACTCGGAGTTGATTATATCGAGGAAAGCTTTTAGAAACAACCAATCACTGTATTATATTAATGGAAAGACAAGCAGTTATTCCGAAGTCACAACATTACTTAAAAATAAGGGTATCGATTTAGATCACAAGAGGTTTCTTATTTTACAAGGTGAAGTAGAATCTATTGCTCAAATGAAACCCAAAGCGGAAAAAGAGAATGATGATGGATTGTTGGAGTACCTCGAAGACATTGTTGGAACCtcaaaatacaaaaagTTGATTGAAGACAGTATTGTCCGTATAGATGAGTTGAATGACATATGTTTGGAAAAGGCTAACAGATTTGACTTGGTTGAGAAAGACAAAgatttattagaagaaaagaaagttgAAGCACTTCGATTTTTGGAActagaaaagaaattaataaattgcaAAAGTGTTCAGTTTCAAATTGAGATTCTGGCGCACCAAAAGAGAATAGCAGCCAAACAAGCAGAAGCAGATGCAATcgaaaaagaattagagGAAAATAAGGAGTCCAACAAAGAAATTCTTGAAGGAATTGAAAGTGAACTTAGCACCCAAAAGGAAATTGAACGCGATATCAAAGTTTTGTCAGCGGAGATTGACAGTTTAGGGAAGAATAGGAAAGATATTAGTAAGAAAAATGTTTCTTTGGAAGAAAAGTCTAAGAACAACGCCAAcaagttgaagaaaatcCAAAAGAGTTTAGAGAACCTGAAACATACCGTGAGCAGCTCTAATCAAAAACTTTCTAATTATGCTGTTACTACCGAGAAATTCAAGTCTGATATCGATCGTTTAAATAAGGAGTTAGAAACTGAAGAAGCTAGATTAAACGATATAAGGTCGAGCTTGACTGAAAAGACTTCTGAGTTtacaaaagaaatacaaCTGCTACAGAAAAGTTTGGATCCATGGGATtctaaattgaaagaaaaggaaaatgaaataaagtTAGCTGAATCCGCGATAGAGATCTTGCGTAGTCAATTGAATAGCACTACAAACCAATTGGAAGAACACAAGGAACGTTTGATTCAGATAAAAAAGTTGGGGAAAGACAAAGAGGTTGAATACAGAGAAAACGAGTCCAAGCTCGGCAAGATAGAGGAACAGATTGCGTTAGGCGAAGAGCAATGCCAAACAGCTAAAAGTGCcttgaacaatttcaaatcacaGCTTATGAGCTTCCGACAAAAGACACAGGATTCGGCAGCAATTGTCCACAATACCcaaaacaagaacaaaGTGTTAACTGCATTACTCAGATTGGCAAATTCTGGTAGAATCCAAGGATTTTACGGTAGATTAGGGGATCTTGGGACTATTGATCAAAAGTACGATGTGGCGATCTCTACGGCAGCACCAGGGTTAGACTCGATGGTCGTGGAGACTGTCGAGACAGCACAGGCGTGTATCGAATATCTAcggaaaaacaaattgggGTATGCAAActttatttgtttgaataaattgagAAAGTTCAACTTGGCGCCTATCCAAACTCCAGGTGATCCAAGTAGTATCAAAAgattgtttgatttgatacAGCCATCTAGCTCCAAGTTTGCCCCGGCATTTTACAGTAAAGTTTTCAATACATTAGTGGCACCTAACTTGAACGAGGCCAAAAAAGTTGCGTATGGGGCCAAGAGATGGAAGGTTGTAACTCTAGATGGTAAAGTTGTTGACACATCAGGTACAATGTCAGGAGGTGGTAACTATGTATCTCGAGGAGCTATGAGATTAAGTGATTCTTCCAACTCCAACGATCAAGCCATTACTGCTGATGAGTTAGAAAAAATGAACACAAAGCTACAAGAAATGGAAAATGAGTTTGAGCAAATGAATTCAGACTATAATGAGAAAATTGCCATGTTGAACAAATTACAAGTTCTTAAACCAGAAACAGAATTTGCGATATCAAGGTTAAAGTTGGACATACAGTCATTAGTGtcagaaaagaaagaggtTACCCAGATTTGTAAAAACTTGATAGCCGAACAGCAAAAATTGGAAGAGAACAACCCTTTTGAACAACAGTTACTTTCAAAGGAAAAAGAGTTGGAAGAATTAGTAAATGCAAAAACACAAATCAAAGAGCAAATGAGTGGGTTTGAACAAAAGATTTCTGTTTTGGAACAAAAGATTATGGATGTAGGTGGTGTGGAGCTAAAAGTTCAAAGCTCGAAAGTTGATTCtatcaaacaacaaatatcaattatcCACGAGAAAACATCTGGCGATCGTATGACtgtgaaaaaattagaaaatgaaattaacaGACACACCAAATTAATTGAGTCTTTAACTActgaacaagaagaagctGAGGCTGAATTGgagaaaataaatgaacAGCAGCGCTCtcttttatcaaaattagaagaagTGAATTCAAAACTCAAAGAACTCGAAGATGAACGAAACGACAAAGAAGATAACTTggaaaaaatgaaacacGACCTTGAAGAAAAACAGGACCAAATCAATAAGTTCAAACTGGTGGAGATTGAActtttaaacaaattagaaaaatgCAAGGGAACCCTCAAGGGTTTGAAGCAAGCCATCGAACAGAATAAAGAGGAATTAGATGCTTTGGTCATAAGGGATGTTGAACCATATATTAGTTGGCTCGATGAAACCgaacaaaagaaatataatGGTGCTTTGATTGACACATTATCCGAAGAGGATATAGCAGATGTTGATTTAGAGGCTGTAACAAGTGagattgaagaattggagAATTATATGGCAAATGTTAaagttgatattgaaatacTAAAAGAGTACGGTGCCAAGATTGTTGAATACAATGACAAGAAAAGTGATTTGAACCAGGCAGTTGCAGAACGTGACAGCAAGAAAAACTACTGTGACGACTTGAAACGCAAGAGACTAGATGAGTTTATGGTTGGGTTCAATACAATCTCCATGACATTAAAGGATATGTACCGTATGATAACCATGGGTGGGAATGctgaattggaattggtgGATAGTTTAGATCCATTTTCAGAAGGTATATTATTTAGTGTTATGCCTCCTAAAAAATCTTGGAAGaatatttccaatttgTCGGGTGGTGAAAAGACTTTAAGTTCATTGGCATTGGTATTTGCATTGCACAAGTACAAGCCTACACCGCTTTATGTGAtggatgaaattgatgctGCGTTGGATTTCCGAAATGTTTCCATTGTGGCCAATTACATCAAGGAAAGAACTAAAAATGCCCAGTTTATTGTGATATCTTTAAGAAATAACATGTTTGAACTTGCACAGCAGTTAGTTGGTATTTACAAGGTTAACAACAAGACTAGTAGTGTTTCACTAGCAAATATAGAAATGCATTAA
- a CDS encoding mitochondrial 54S ribosomal protein bL34m (Ortholog(s) have mitochondrion, nucleus localization), translating into MFSNILRQSSRGLINFTSVSSRPLGVPAFGMNPLITSSPLQSVVGLMQQRFKSRGNTYQPSTRKRKRKLGFLARLRSIGGRKILERRRAKGRWFLSH; encoded by the coding sequence atgttttcaaatatattaAGACAAAGCAGTAGGGGACTTATAAATTTCACTAGTGTCTCATCTAGACCGTTAGGTGTTCCTGCTTTTGGAATGAACCCTTTAATAACAAGCTCACCATTGCAGTCGGTTGTTGGATTGATGCAACAGAGATTTAAATCAAGAGGAAATACCTATCAACCTTCAActagaaaaagaaagagaaaattgGGGTTCTTGGCTAGACTCAGGTCCATTGGTGGTAGAAAAATActtgaaagaagaagagcAAAGGGTAGATGGTTCTTAAGTCATTAG